Proteins from one Hyperolius riggenbachi isolate aHypRig1 chromosome 2, aHypRig1.pri, whole genome shotgun sequence genomic window:
- the ID3 gene encoding DNA-binding protein inhibitor ID-3, with protein sequence MKAISPVRAMPSCYQAVCCLSEQSLSIARSSSHKGAGVEEPMGLLYDMNDCYSKLKELVPGIPQGSKLSQVEILQHVIDYIFDLQIVLGEEQEHNGSILSLQNSDFTEMSSEDASVCH encoded by the exons ATGAAAGCCATCAGCCCCGTGAGAGCCATGCCCAGCTGCTACCAGGCTGTGTGCTGCTTGTCTGAGCAGAGCCTGAGCATCGCCAGGAGCAGCAGCCACAAGGGAGCAGGAGTAGAAGAACCCATGGGTCTCCTCTATGACATGAACGACTGCTACTCCAAACTCAAGGAGCTGGTGCCGGGCATTCCCCAGGGGAGCAAACTCAGCCAAGTGGAGATCCTCCAGCATGTCATTGACTACATCTTCGACCTCCAGATCGTGCTGGGCGAAGAGCAAGAACACAACGGCAGCATACTCTCTCTACAG AATTCAGATTTCACAGAAATGTCTTCAGAGGACGCCAGCGTTTGTCACTGA